The following coding sequences lie in one Armatimonadota bacterium genomic window:
- a CDS encoding sulfatase-like hydrolase/transferase, with amino-acid sequence MKRALGLITALFVAAMTAAQKPNIVFIYADDLGYGDTGIYGAKAVLTPNVDKLARGGRRFTSAYASSSTCTPSRFSLMTGSYAFRQKGTGVLPGNAALIVPTDHATLPSMLKKAGYATGIVGKWHLGLGSASAEQDWNHVVSPGPREVGFDYSFIMAATGDRVPCVYLENQKVVGLDPGDPIRVSYKAPFPGEKTCADEYDHLKMKPSDGHNNAVVNGIPRIGYSIGGEKAQWVDEDRADIFTNKGVQFIELNRSHPFFLYFATHDIHVPRVPHARFVGKTDMGPRGDAIAEFDWSVGKILATLDRLNLTKNTLVILTSDNGPVLDDGYQDEAFERIGDHKPSGIYRGGKYSIFEAGTRMPMLVSWPGHVKSGISDALICQTDFLASFAHLVGQPLSAHDGVDSMNVMDALLGQTDSARQSLVEYGGSLAIRDGRWKYIQPSKRAAYDKETRIELGNSREPQLYDLQTDPGETRNVANEHLDVVIRLSDELDRIRESGR; translated from the coding sequence ATGAAACGCGCGCTCGGCCTGATCACCGCCTTGTTCGTCGCCGCGATGACGGCAGCGCAGAAGCCGAATATCGTGTTCATCTACGCCGACGACCTGGGTTACGGCGACACCGGAATCTACGGTGCGAAGGCTGTTCTCACCCCCAACGTGGACAAGCTCGCGCGGGGCGGACGGCGATTCACCAGCGCCTACGCATCCTCCTCGACTTGCACACCATCGCGGTTCTCGCTGATGACCGGCAGCTATGCCTTTCGGCAGAAGGGCACCGGAGTTCTACCCGGCAACGCCGCCTTGATCGTGCCCACCGATCACGCCACGCTCCCATCCATGCTGAAGAAGGCGGGCTACGCGACCGGGATCGTCGGCAAATGGCACCTCGGGCTGGGGTCGGCATCGGCCGAGCAGGATTGGAACCACGTGGTCTCGCCCGGCCCTCGCGAGGTTGGGTTCGACTATTCGTTCATCATGGCCGCGACCGGCGATCGGGTGCCGTGCGTGTATCTGGAAAACCAAAAAGTGGTGGGCCTCGACCCTGGCGATCCCATCCGCGTGAGCTACAAAGCCCCGTTTCCGGGCGAGAAAACCTGCGCCGACGAGTACGACCACCTGAAGATGAAGCCGAGCGACGGGCACAACAACGCCGTCGTGAACGGCATCCCGCGCATCGGATATTCGATCGGCGGCGAGAAGGCGCAGTGGGTCGACGAGGACCGCGCAGACATCTTTACGAATAAGGGTGTGCAGTTCATCGAGCTGAACCGCTCACACCCGTTCTTCCTCTACTTCGCCACCCACGATATCCATGTCCCGCGCGTGCCGCATGCCCGGTTCGTGGGCAAAACCGACATGGGTCCGCGCGGCGACGCCATCGCCGAGTTCGACTGGTCGGTGGGCAAGATTCTAGCGACCCTCGACCGTCTGAACCTGACCAAGAACACGCTGGTGATCCTGACCAGCGACAACGGTCCGGTCCTGGACGACGGCTATCAGGACGAGGCGTTCGAGCGGATCGGCGACCATAAGCCGAGCGGCATCTACCGCGGCGGCAAGTACAGCATCTTCGAGGCGGGGACGCGCATGCCCATGCTAGTGAGTTGGCCCGGCCACGTCAAGTCGGGCATCAGCGACGCGCTGATCTGCCAGACTGACTTCCTCGCGTCGTTCGCGCATCTGGTCGGCCAGCCGCTGAGCGCCCACGACGGCGTGGACAGCATGAACGTAATGGACGCACTGTTGGGCCAGACCGACTCGGCGCGTCAGAGCCTGGTGGAATATGGCGGCTCGCTCGCCATCCGCGATGGCCGGTGGAAGTACATCCAGCCGAGCAAACGGGCGGCGTACGACAAGGAGACGCGCATTGAACTTGGCAACTCGCGAGAGCCGCAGTTGTACGACCTACAAACCGACCCGGGCGAGACGCGCAACGTGGCGAACGAGCATCTGGACGTGGTGATTCGTCTGTCGGATGAATTGGATCGCATTCGAGAAAGCGGTCGGTAA
- a CDS encoding amidohydrolase family protein, which yields MDDWLRPLAVVIDGQLEFGLEVLVSPDGVVEAIRSSSRPPSSFVLSPAFVNAHSHLEYRGMQDQIPHPEYYEWIYELTRLKPLESPQFVREQCRLAARENRRSGVAWIGEHSDRPGSAEAMLEASLGGWIFHEVITSGSPDVGARMAEIESRMEETRRLLDSHHPALSTPNSKLQTPNSPIGSSLNPHAYFTVARDVLREFGANQQPSSIHVAETVHESNFTRTGTGPIADRRRSYGVPFDIYGQSVVEVLDDLGVLRPGMQCVHCCDVDARDIEIMAARGVTVAHCPRSNIRLQCPPAPVREMLDAGLIIGLGMDSPASGGAIDMFAEMRAALKVSRERGASVSAVEVWRMATGDGYRSFGEPGNTAWGIYPGSSTPLIHISIDDAKTIDEVIEHGRVSY from the coding sequence ATGGACGACTGGCTTCGCCCCCTGGCCGTCGTGATCGACGGTCAGCTTGAGTTTGGGCTGGAGGTCCTAGTCTCGCCGGACGGCGTGGTCGAGGCCATTCGCTCGTCTTCCCGACCGCCGTCGTCGTTTGTGCTCTCGCCCGCGTTCGTCAACGCCCACTCGCACCTGGAGTACCGCGGCATGCAGGACCAGATTCCGCACCCCGAGTACTACGAATGGATCTACGAACTCACGCGTCTGAAGCCGCTGGAGTCGCCGCAGTTCGTGCGCGAGCAGTGCCGACTGGCCGCACGGGAAAACCGCCGAAGCGGTGTGGCATGGATCGGCGAACATTCGGATCGACCAGGGTCGGCCGAAGCGATGCTGGAGGCCAGCTTGGGCGGGTGGATTTTTCATGAAGTGATCACGTCGGGCTCGCCGGATGTCGGTGCACGCATGGCGGAAATTGAATCACGGATGGAGGAGACGCGGCGTTTGCTTGATTCCCACCACCCGGCACTGAGCACTCCCAACTCCAAGCTCCAGACTCCCAACTCACCCATCGGCTCCTCCCTCAACCCCCACGCCTACTTCACCGTCGCCCGAGATGTCCTCCGCGAGTTCGGCGCCAACCAGCAACCCAGCAGTATCCACGTCGCCGAGACCGTCCACGAATCCAATTTCACGCGCACCGGAACCGGGCCCATCGCCGACCGCCGCCGCTCCTACGGCGTGCCGTTCGATATCTATGGGCAATCGGTCGTCGAAGTCCTGGACGACCTGGGTGTATTGAGGCCCGGCATGCAGTGCGTCCACTGTTGCGACGTGGACGCGCGCGACATCGAAATCATGGCCGCACGAGGCGTGACCGTAGCCCACTGCCCCCGCTCCAATATCCGTTTACAATGCCCGCCCGCGCCCGTGCGCGAAATGCTCGACGCCGGGCTGATCATCGGCCTCGGCATGGATTCGCCCGCCAGCGGCGGAGCCATCGACATGTTCGCCGAGATGCGCGCAGCCCTGAAGGTCAGCCGCGAGCGGGGCGCCTCCGTTTCGGCTGTCGAAGTATGGCGCATGGCCACCGGCGACGGCTATCGCTCTTTCGGCGAACCTGGCAACACGGCCTGGGGCATCTATCCTGGCTCCTCCACCCCGCTCATCCACATCTCGATCGACGACGCCAAGACCATCGATGAAGTGATTGAGCACGGACGGGTGAGCTACTAG
- a CDS encoding prepilin-type N-terminal cleavage/methylation domain-containing protein — MRRGFTLIELLVVIAIIAVLAAILFPVFARAKAAAKQTACLSNLKQIGTAITLYMGDNDDIFPYAVDASDKYDPSIWDHEPTFKAQIPYMLELPDALFPYTKSKEIFHCPADSGTRVLDNHFPDQFISSPSLYSTYRSSYLFRTEIAFKFFSQDRFQLPAEVNVLFDGAGHWHGAGRALQRDDDYDTYFDLIRTYRYNTLMGDFHAKPLTRDQLDELWAKPL; from the coding sequence ATGAGGCGCGGCTTTACGCTAATCGAGCTCCTGGTGGTGATCGCGATCATCGCTGTTCTCGCTGCGATTTTGTTCCCCGTTTTTGCCCGCGCCAAAGCCGCCGCCAAGCAAACCGCCTGCCTGAGCAACCTTAAGCAGATCGGCACCGCCATCACGCTCTACATGGGTGATAACGACGACATCTTTCCGTACGCGGTGGATGCCAGTGACAAGTACGATCCGTCCATTTGGGACCACGAGCCAACCTTCAAGGCCCAGATTCCGTACATGCTGGAGCTCCCCGACGCGCTGTTCCCGTACACCAAGAGCAAAGAGATTTTCCACTGCCCCGCCGATAGCGGCACCCGCGTGCTGGATAACCATTTCCCCGACCAGTTCATCTCGTCGCCGTCGCTGTACTCCACCTACCGCTCCAGCTACCTCTTCCGCACTGAGATCGCGTTCAAGTTCTTCTCGCAGGACCGCTTCCAGCTTCCCGCCGAGGTCAATGTGCTGTTCGACGGCGCCGGTCATTGGCACGGCGCGGGCCGCGCCCTTCAGCGCGATGACGATTACGACACGTATTTCGACCTCATCCGCACCTACCGCTACAACACGCTCATGGGCGACTTCCACGCCAAACCGCTGACGCGAGACCAACTGGACGAACTCTGGGCCAAACCCCTCTGA
- a CDS encoding alpha-L-arabinofuranosidase has protein sequence MSVLALATVIALAPTAGIAVDPNTKYQKWDGWGTSLCWWAHVVGTYPPAVREDLMQKFFGYLKLNIVRYNIAGGENPEHHHMQYRAQLPGYQDKDGNWDWNADAGQRWVLQRAKELGANRFESFSNSPPYWMTNSGCASGGHDGKDNLPAKNYDAFAKYLVTVNEHFRKYWGITFETLEPLNEPHVDWWPYGGRQEGCRVPMGEAQSGVIEAVARELAKAKSPTKIAASDESVIDTAVKSWDALTPEAKNLVWRINTHHYGGNKQKELAQRAAEYKKRLWMSEEGNNDASGMEMAGKIVHDVRDMKPSAWIYWQVIDTTGSNWGFLDMDLNNRGETYVTHKKFFVMGNFSRFVQPGATIIDVADDHTIASLKDRELVLVSVNKGAERPVSFDLSAFPRAGRDPVQVFVTDPTHDLSPMPSATVTNKTLSTTLSADSVTTFVIRV, from the coding sequence ATGTCCGTGCTCGCCCTCGCCACCGTCATCGCCCTCGCGCCGACCGCCGGTATCGCCGTCGACCCGAACACCAAGTACCAAAAATGGGATGGGTGGGGCACGTCGCTTTGCTGGTGGGCCCATGTGGTCGGAACCTACCCGCCCGCCGTGCGTGAAGACCTCATGCAAAAGTTTTTCGGCTACCTCAAGCTCAATATCGTGCGCTACAACATCGCAGGCGGCGAGAACCCCGAGCACCACCACATGCAATACCGTGCCCAGCTTCCCGGCTACCAGGACAAGGACGGCAACTGGGATTGGAACGCCGACGCGGGACAGCGATGGGTGCTTCAGCGGGCAAAAGAGCTCGGCGCAAATCGCTTCGAATCCTTCTCCAACTCGCCGCCCTATTGGATGACGAACTCGGGGTGCGCCTCCGGCGGACACGACGGAAAAGATAATCTTCCGGCTAAAAACTATGACGCATTCGCAAAATATCTCGTCACCGTCAACGAGCATTTTCGAAAATACTGGGGCATCACGTTCGAAACCCTAGAGCCCCTGAACGAACCGCACGTGGACTGGTGGCCATACGGCGGACGGCAGGAAGGGTGCCGGGTGCCGATGGGTGAGGCTCAGTCGGGCGTTATCGAAGCGGTGGCTCGCGAGCTGGCAAAAGCCAAGTCGCCCACCAAAATCGCCGCGTCCGACGAGTCGGTCATCGACACCGCCGTCAAGAGCTGGGACGCCCTCACGCCCGAGGCCAAGAACCTGGTTTGGCGCATCAACACCCACCACTACGGCGGCAACAAGCAGAAGGAGCTGGCCCAGCGCGCGGCCGAGTATAAGAAACGCCTGTGGATGTCCGAAGAGGGCAACAACGACGCGAGCGGCATGGAGATGGCGGGCAAAATCGTCCACGACGTGCGAGACATGAAGCCGAGTGCATGGATTTATTGGCAGGTCATCGACACGACCGGCTCCAATTGGGGCTTCCTCGACATGGACCTCAACAACCGCGGCGAGACCTACGTGACGCACAAGAAGTTCTTCGTGATGGGCAATTTCAGCCGGTTTGTGCAACCTGGCGCAACCATTATCGACGTGGCCGACGACCACACGATCGCCTCGTTGAAGGACCGCGAATTGGTGCTGGTTTCCGTCAATAAGGGCGCAGAGCGACCGGTTTCGTTCGACCTCTCTGCTTTCCCCCGCGCGGGTCGCGACCCGGTGCAGGTCTTCGTCACCGACCCAACGCACGACCTCTCGCCGATGCCGTCAGCGACGGTCACGAACAAGACGCTATCTACGACGCTCTCAGCCGACTCGGTCACGACGTTCGTGATCAGGGTGTGA
- a CDS encoding 30S ribosomal protein S20: MANTKASKKDIRRIAKRTVQNNAVRTALKTYVKKSRKATEAGDADTTQTALNTAVKALDKAAQNGVIHPNQAARRKSRIAKQAAAAMKAAGVTPTAKPKAEKKAPAAKKAAPAKKAPAKKKSE; encoded by the coding sequence ATGGCAAACACTAAGGCAAGCAAGAAAGATATTCGACGAATCGCCAAACGGACGGTTCAAAACAACGCGGTTCGCACCGCTCTGAAGACGTACGTGAAGAAGTCGCGCAAGGCTACCGAGGCCGGTGACGCCGACACGACGCAGACCGCGTTGAACACCGCTGTGAAGGCTCTGGATAAGGCCGCGCAGAACGGCGTGATCCACCCGAACCAGGCTGCTCGACGCAAGTCGCGAATTGCCAAGCAGGCCGCCGCGGCGATGAAGGCCGCCGGCGTGACGCCGACCGCCAAGCCGAAGGCCGAGAAGAAGGCTCCGGCTGCCAAGAAAGCCGCTCCCGCGAAAAAGGCTCCGGCGAAGAAGAAGTCCGAGTAG
- a CDS encoding PDZ domain-containing protein: MKLFSGALALVMASAALAGPIKRIQYPAISPDGSTVLFSWQNDIWSVARTGGMATRLTVHAAIDSRPVWFRDGSRVAFASARYGSTDIFTMRPDGTDLRRVTYDSSAEIPTSVSPDGRFIYGQTNLWSRGDLFRVPVIGGDLQRLTSHPFEAPFAPFVSADGTKVYYNRGSYRETAWQKPTMQSSALPEIWVADNTVPLSNHRRLTNNEFTDLTPQVMPDGTIFAVTNRGGFPNVWRLGKGDVELTHHKDGTSRNLTVSRDGRYISYEFESALWVYDTTKDTDVEVPVTVPDDSRTNPIEEISLAGGIEQMAVSPDGKRVAAYARGDIFLLPEKGGTTRRLTTNPARDYSPQWLNPKTIVYTAMEDSRRRLKTVTVDGVVKDFIVDPSAEIHTPVVSPDGKTVAYHKGGDEIWLADAEGKNAHLLVKGNFRNALDGGVPTFSWSPDNAYIATTLLVGRRTDVALVDVKTGKTTVVAKMVDRPQKGDVSVPQFTPNGRALFFTSPEFDFPDLFIVDLVPPDVTFSEDDLDKIDTPPSKEKVAPEVKIYEPNLDKRLRRLTNRMCAGAVANPDGKSLIALTDEGLQSIDVATGKRTTLMPDTAIATIQSIQAANGKVYVINNGRMATLSTAGPAASFAPISFNAQYSVDARDEEKALFEEVWWAMGQLYYDPGMNKKDWNGIRDKYAKIVPYAYDRSDFYRLMGEMMEELDSSHLGSTAPPADYPGSNDEATAFLGIDLDPVALGRNEAVVGRVVPNSPADQPYSLLKVGDAIKEVDGEAVGSTPLAALLNRKLLKKVDLTIERDGKRQHVLIKPGSNALRSELEYEAFIDGQREMVHKLSNDRLGYLHIRAFDQTSLDKFLREIRTEGEGKKGMIIDVRFNGGGSTAVDVLGVLIKRPWMMRSTRGDFGLKLSENIFRGDALEQPTALMENTFSFSNAEVITEGFRALKLGPIIGERTPGYLIGTGAYSLWDGGRIRMPAIGAYAVNGTNLENNGRKPDHTVWFDPNAWMQGRDLQTERAVVELLKSVKD, translated from the coding sequence ATGAAGCTTTTCTCCGGCGCGCTGGCGCTGGTCATGGCGTCGGCGGCGCTAGCTGGTCCGATCAAGCGAATTCAGTACCCCGCCATCTCCCCCGACGGCTCCACCGTTCTTTTTAGTTGGCAGAACGACATTTGGTCGGTGGCCCGAACCGGCGGAATGGCCACCCGGCTCACCGTCCATGCGGCGATCGACTCCCGCCCGGTGTGGTTCCGCGATGGCTCGCGCGTCGCCTTCGCGTCGGCCCGCTATGGCAGTACCGACATCTTCACCATGCGCCCAGACGGCACCGATCTGCGCCGTGTCACGTACGACTCCAGCGCCGAGATTCCCACTTCCGTCTCGCCGGATGGACGCTTCATCTACGGTCAAACCAATCTATGGAGCCGAGGCGACCTCTTCCGCGTGCCCGTCATCGGCGGTGATCTCCAGCGCCTCACCAGCCACCCGTTCGAAGCCCCGTTCGCGCCGTTCGTGTCGGCTGATGGCACCAAGGTGTACTACAATCGCGGTTCGTACCGCGAGACGGCGTGGCAGAAGCCGACCATGCAGTCCTCGGCCCTGCCCGAGATTTGGGTGGCGGATAACACGGTTCCGCTCTCCAACCATCGACGCCTCACCAACAACGAGTTCACCGACCTCACGCCCCAAGTGATGCCCGACGGCACAATTTTCGCCGTGACCAATCGGGGCGGATTCCCTAACGTGTGGCGACTGGGCAAAGGCGACGTGGAGCTGACCCACCACAAGGACGGCACCAGCCGCAACCTTACCGTCAGCCGGGACGGACGCTACATTTCGTACGAATTTGAGTCAGCGCTGTGGGTGTACGACACCACCAAGGACACCGACGTAGAGGTTCCGGTGACCGTGCCGGACGACTCGCGTACCAACCCGATCGAGGAAATATCCTTGGCCGGTGGCATCGAGCAAATGGCGGTTTCGCCCGATGGCAAACGCGTCGCCGCCTACGCCCGCGGCGACATCTTCCTCCTGCCCGAGAAGGGCGGCACCACGCGCCGACTGACCACCAACCCTGCCCGCGACTACTCGCCGCAATGGCTGAACCCCAAGACCATCGTCTACACCGCCATGGAGGACTCTCGGCGACGCCTGAAGACGGTCACCGTGGATGGCGTCGTCAAGGACTTCATCGTCGATCCCTCGGCGGAAATCCACACGCCGGTCGTGTCGCCCGATGGCAAGACCGTCGCCTACCATAAGGGCGGCGACGAAATTTGGTTGGCCGACGCCGAAGGCAAGAACGCCCACCTGCTGGTCAAGGGTAACTTCCGCAACGCCCTCGACGGTGGCGTGCCCACCTTCTCATGGTCGCCAGACAACGCGTACATCGCCACTACCCTGCTCGTCGGTCGCCGCACAGATGTTGCACTGGTGGATGTGAAGACGGGCAAGACGACGGTCGTGGCCAAGATGGTCGATCGTCCGCAGAAGGGCGATGTTTCGGTGCCGCAGTTCACGCCGAATGGTCGCGCCCTGTTCTTCACCTCTCCCGAGTTCGATTTCCCCGACCTCTTTATCGTGGACCTGGTGCCGCCGGATGTGACCTTCTCCGAGGATGACCTCGATAAGATCGACACGCCGCCCAGCAAAGAGAAGGTCGCGCCGGAAGTCAAAATCTACGAGCCGAACCTCGACAAGCGCCTGCGACGCCTCACCAATCGCATGTGCGCGGGGGCCGTCGCAAACCCGGACGGCAAGTCGCTAATTGCGCTAACGGACGAGGGTCTGCAAAGCATCGACGTGGCTACGGGCAAGCGGACCACGCTGATGCCGGACACGGCCATCGCCACGATCCAGTCAATCCAAGCCGCTAATGGCAAGGTGTACGTCATCAACAACGGCCGCATGGCCACTCTCTCGACCGCTGGTCCCGCCGCGTCGTTCGCTCCGATCTCGTTCAACGCGCAGTACTCGGTGGACGCGCGCGACGAGGAGAAGGCGCTGTTCGAAGAAGTTTGGTGGGCGATGGGCCAGCTTTACTACGATCCGGGCATGAACAAGAAGGATTGGAACGGCATCCGCGACAAATACGCCAAGATCGTGCCGTACGCCTACGATCGGTCAGACTTTTACCGTCTGATGGGTGAGATGATGGAGGAACTGGATTCCTCACACCTCGGCTCGACCGCGCCCCCGGCGGACTATCCTGGCTCGAACGACGAAGCCACCGCCTTCCTGGGTATCGACCTCGACCCGGTCGCCCTCGGGCGTAACGAGGCGGTCGTGGGCCGCGTGGTGCCAAACTCGCCTGCCGACCAGCCGTACAGCCTGCTGAAGGTTGGCGATGCGATCAAGGAAGTCGACGGCGAGGCCGTGGGTTCGACGCCGCTGGCCGCGCTTCTGAATCGCAAGCTGCTGAAGAAGGTCGATCTGACCATTGAGCGGGACGGCAAGCGCCAGCACGTGCTGATCAAGCCGGGCTCGAATGCCCTGCGCTCCGAACTGGAGTACGAGGCGTTCATCGACGGCCAACGCGAGATGGTACACAAGCTGAGCAACGACCGCTTGGGCTATCTGCATATCCGCGCCTTCGACCAGACCTCGCTGGACAAGTTCCTGCGCGAGATTCGCACTGAGGGCGAGGGCAAGAAGGGCATGATCATCGACGTACGGTTTAACGGCGGTGGTTCGACTGCGGTGGATGTGCTGGGCGTGCTGATCAAGCGGCCCTGGATGATGCGAAGCACGCGCGGCGACTTTGGTCTGAAGCTGAGTGAGAACATCTTCCGTGGCGACGCGCTGGAACAGCCGACCGCGCTGATGGAAAACACCTTCTCGTTCTCCAATGCCGAGGTTATCACCGAGGGCTTCCGGGCGCTGAAGCTGGGCCCGATCATCGGCGAGCGAACGCCGGGCTACCTGATCGGCACCGGCGCGTACTCGCTGTGGGACGGCGGGCGTATCCGCATGCCAGCCATCGGCGCGTATGCGGTGAACGGCACGAACCTGGAGAATAATGGCCGCAAACCCGACCACACGGTCTGGTTCGACCCGAACGCGTGGATGCAGGGCCGCGACCTACAGACCGAGCGAGCGGTGGTGGAATTGCTGAAGAGTGTGAAGGATTAG